The following DNA comes from Alienimonas californiensis.
ATCGCGGGCCGGCGCTCATCAGATGGTGGTGAATCGGCAGCGGCACCTCCCCGCAGATCACGACCGGGGAGGAGTCGGCCTCGGCGAGACGGGCGAAGGCGGCGAGGGTGTCCACCACGCGGCCGTCCGTACTGTTCTCGACCGGCACCAGGCCGAACGCGGTCTCGCCGCGGGTGACCGCGTCGAACGTCGCCCCGATCGAGGCCACCGGGCAGAGGTCCGCCGTCTCCCCAAACCTCAGGGCCGCCGCCCGATGGGAGAAACTGTGCTCCGGCCCCAAATACGCCACCCGTACGGGGGCGAGGCGGTTCCGCTCCGCAGCGAGCAGTTCACGACCGATCGTCCGCAGTACATCGTCCGGCAACCGACCCGGATTCCCGGCGACCAGCGCGGCGACCGCCGCGTCGTCCGCCTCCGCCGCCCACGCGGAGAGGGAGCGGGCCAACTCGGCAGGGGTCGGGGCGTGAGAATCCATGCCGGCAGTCTCCCGCCGCGGCCCCTCCCGCTCAACGCCGCGGACTGCCAATCCGGCACACGCCCCGGGGGAAACGCTTTCCCCGCAAGAGGATCCGCGCTTTGGCGCTGCGGTTGCTATGGAGTGTCCGGCGACCGTTCGGCCCGCCGGCCGGCCGCGTATCACTCACTCCACGTTCCTATCGAAAGTATTTCATGGCCGCTTCCGGCGAAAAGATTATCGGCATCGACCTGGGCACGACGAACTCCGTCGTCGCCGTCCTCGAGGGCGGCGAAGCCAAGGTGATCGAGAACCAGGAGGGCGCCCGCACGACGCCCTCCGTCGTCGCCTTCACAGAAAAGGGCGAGACCTACGTCGGCGAGCCCGCCAAGCGGCAGGCCGTCACCAACCCGAAGTCCACCATCTACTCCGTCAAGCGCTTCATGGGGCGCCGGCACAATGAGGTGAAAGCGGAGGAGAAGGCCGTCTCCTACGAGGTGACCGGCGCCGACGACGACTACGTGAAGATCAAGGCCGGCGGCAAGGAGATGACCCCGCCGGAAGTCTCCGCGGTGGTGCTGCGCAAGCTGAAGGAAGCCGCCCAGAACTACCTCGGGCACAAGGTCAACAAGGCGGTCATCACCGTCCCGGCCTACTTCAACGACGCCCAGCGGCAGGCCACCAAGGACGCCGGCCAACTCGCCGGCCTTGAAGTAGCCCGGATCATCAACGAGCCGACCGCCGCGGCCCTCGCCTACGGGTTGGACAAGAAGGCCGACGAAAAGATCGTCGTGTTCGACCTCGGCGGCGGGACGTTCGACGTCTCCGTGCTGGAGGTCGGCGACGACGTGGTCGAGGTGCTCGCCACCAACGGCGACACCCACCTCGGCGGCGACGACTTCGACGAACTGCTCATCGGCCACATCGCCGGGGCGTTCCAGAAGAACGAGGGCATTGATCTCCGCAAGGACCCGATGGCCCTCCAGCGGCTCCGCGAAGCGGCGGAGAAGGCCAAGAAGGAGCTGTCCAGCGCCTCCTCGACCGACATCAACCTGCCGTTCATCACCGCGGACGCCTCCGGCGCCAAGCACCTTCAGCAGACGATCACCCGGGCGGACTTCGAGCGCCTGATCGACCCGCTGATCGACCGCCTGAAGGGCCCGGTGCAGAACGCGCTGAAGGACGCCGGGCTGTCCAAGAAGGACATCGACGAGGTGGTGCTCGTCGGCGGCTCCACCCGCGTGCCGGCCGTGCACGCCCTGGTGAAGGAGCTGTTCGGCAAGGAGCCCAACAAGGGCGTGAACCCGGACGAGGTGGTCGCCCTCGGCGCCGCCACGCAGGGCGGCATCCTCACCGGCGACGTCGAAAGCGTCACCCTGCTGGACGTGACCCCGCTCTCCCTCGGCATCGAGACCGAGGGCGGCGTGATGACGGTGCTGGTCGAGCGCAACACGACCATCCCGGCGACCAAGAAGGAGACCTTCTCCACCGCGGCAGACAATCAGCCGGCCGTCACGGTGCGGGTCTTCCAGGGCGAACGGCCGATGGCGGAGGACAACCGCCTGCTGGATCAGTTCACCCTCGACGGCATCCCGCCGGCCCCCCGCGGCATGCCGCAGGTGGAGGTCACCTTCGACCTCGACGTGAACGGCATCCTGAACGTCTCCGCCAAGGATAAGGCGACGGGCAAGGAGCAGAATGTCAAGATCGAGCAGTCCGGCGGCCTGTCCGAGGACGAGATCAAGGCGAAGCTGAAAGAGGCCGAGGCCAACGCCGACGCCGACAAGCAGCGTCGCAAGCTCGCCGAGGCGAAGAACCAGGCGAACACGGTCGCCTTCCAGGCCGAGAAGCTGCTCACCGAGCAGGGCGATAAGCTGGACGAGTCGGCGAAGACCGCGTTGCAGGGCCCGATCGACAAGGTGAAGTCCGCCGCCGAGGGGGACGACGCCGGGGCGATCGAGTCCGCGATCAACGACCTCAACACCGCGATGCAGGCGTTCGCCTCTCAGTTGCAGAGCGCCGACGCCGGCGATCAGGCCGCGCCGGACGCGTCTGGCGACGGATCGGCCGCCGCGGACGAAGACGTGATCGACGCGGAGTTCGAAACGAAGAGCTGAGGCCAAAGCGAGCGGGGGGCGTCAGCCCCCCGTGTTTTCTTTCGCTCCCAAAACGAAACGACCCGGACGCTGCGAGAGCGTCCGGGTCGTTTCATATGTCGCGGAAGCGTTCTCAGGACGCAGAGCGTCCGGCCGCTCCGCGGCCCCGGCGTCCCGACGCCGAG
Coding sequences within:
- the dnaK gene encoding molecular chaperone DnaK, which encodes MAASGEKIIGIDLGTTNSVVAVLEGGEAKVIENQEGARTTPSVVAFTEKGETYVGEPAKRQAVTNPKSTIYSVKRFMGRRHNEVKAEEKAVSYEVTGADDDYVKIKAGGKEMTPPEVSAVVLRKLKEAAQNYLGHKVNKAVITVPAYFNDAQRQATKDAGQLAGLEVARIINEPTAAALAYGLDKKADEKIVVFDLGGGTFDVSVLEVGDDVVEVLATNGDTHLGGDDFDELLIGHIAGAFQKNEGIDLRKDPMALQRLREAAEKAKKELSSASSTDINLPFITADASGAKHLQQTITRADFERLIDPLIDRLKGPVQNALKDAGLSKKDIDEVVLVGGSTRVPAVHALVKELFGKEPNKGVNPDEVVALGAATQGGILTGDVESVTLLDVTPLSLGIETEGGVMTVLVERNTTIPATKKETFSTAADNQPAVTVRVFQGERPMAEDNRLLDQFTLDGIPPAPRGMPQVEVTFDLDVNGILNVSAKDKATGKEQNVKIEQSGGLSEDEIKAKLKEAEANADADKQRRKLAEAKNQANTVAFQAEKLLTEQGDKLDESAKTALQGPIDKVKSAAEGDDAGAIESAINDLNTAMQAFASQLQSADAGDQAAPDASGDGSAAADEDVIDAEFETKS